One Deinococcus aestuarii genomic window, TGAGACGGCTGCTAGATGGTGTGGAGGAGGGCAAATTGGAAGCCGCTTTTCTCGCTGGTCATCTTAAAAGGCTTCAGTTCCTAAGCCTTCCTGAAGTTCCGGACGACGTGCGTCTGCCCGGCCTTCCCGACGAGTTTCTGTCCATCACGCGTGACCTGTGGTATCTGACGGAGCCCTGGAATCTGGACTTCACCCCAAACATGGCTGCCGAGGTTGTGGAGACACTACAACGCTTCTTCTAACCTACCCTCAGCCGCTCGCCGCGTCCGCCCCCATCGCCTCCCCGATCCCCGCCGGAAGTTCCCCCGACACCCGCTCCAGCGTCCGCGCGGCGGCGGCGCGGGCCATCTTCTCGAAGGCGGCGCCGCCCCAGCCCTCCGTTTGCGGGGTGTGGAGGTGGGCGCGGAAGTGGAACCCGAAGGCGACCACGCCCGCCCCGTCCACGCTGGCCTGACCGGTGACCTCGACCCAGGCACGCTCGCCGCTCAGGGATTGTGGGACGAGGACCGCGCCGTCCGGCGTGACGCTCAGGAGGCTACGAAAGGGCAGGTCCACCTCGCCGAGGACGGGCACGGGCACGACGAGTTCACCCGTGACGCACTCCGCGTTGCCCACCAGATCGCGCAGGAAGCGCACCCGCGAGAGGGCCACCCCGGCGTCGCGCACGAAG contains:
- a CDS encoding DUF3809 domain-containing protein yields the protein MVIEAEQRFTLPHPGGREAALAFVRDAGVALSRVRFLRDLVGNAECVTGELVVPVPVLGEVDLPFRSLLSVTPDGAVLVPQSLSGERAWVEVTGQASVDGAGVVAFGFHFRAHLHTPQTEGWGGAAFEKMARAAAARTLERVSGELPAGIGEAMGADAASG